Proteins from a genomic interval of Amycolatopsis sp. cg13:
- the rfbC gene encoding dTDP-4-dehydrorhamnose 3,5-epimerase, with protein MKAVPVPSISGVWLFQPTPHRDDRGFFSRTFDAEVARSAGIDPDGFAQDSVSRSVRGVVRGMHLRSGAGEAKLVRCSFGEVFDVVVDLRRDSPTFRSMETFHLSGDTQESIYIPAGCAHGFQALSDVADVSYRIDRAHDPSEDVAIAHDDPELAIPWPLPAALLSERDASAPSLADALR; from the coding sequence GTGAAAGCCGTTCCCGTTCCGTCGATCTCGGGTGTGTGGCTGTTCCAGCCGACGCCGCACCGAGACGACCGCGGTTTCTTTTCGCGGACCTTCGACGCCGAGGTCGCCCGGTCGGCCGGGATCGATCCGGACGGTTTCGCGCAGGACAGCGTGTCCCGCTCGGTCCGCGGCGTGGTGCGCGGGATGCACCTGCGCTCCGGGGCGGGCGAGGCGAAACTGGTGCGCTGTTCGTTCGGCGAGGTGTTCGACGTCGTGGTCGACCTGCGGCGGGACTCGCCGACTTTCCGTTCCATGGAAACGTTTCACCTCTCCGGCGACACCCAGGAGAGCATCTACATCCCGGCCGGATGCGCACACGGTTTCCAGGCGCTGAGCGACGTCGCCGACGTGTCGTACCGGATCGACCGCGCGCACGACCCGTCCGAGGACGTCGCCATCGCGCACGACGACCCGGAGCTCGCCATCCCGTGGCCGCTGCCCGCGGCACTGCTGTCCGAACGCGACGCATCGGCCCCTTCGCTGGCCGACGCCTTGAGGTGA
- a CDS encoding PIG-L deacetylase family protein — protein sequence MIRLGAELKSIVVLGAHCDDIAIGAGGTLLEICGQRPGLQVDALVLSGGGTDRETEERAALAAFCPGAELNATVLKLPDGRLPSHWEEAKNALEDLRRRTDPDVVFAPRTIDAHQDHRGLAQLVPTVFRGHLTLGYEIVKWDGDLGRLPAYAPLSDDVMQRKIELLHEHYGSQQHRPWYDREAFLGLARIRGIECQERYAEAFEANKLVIDLRG from the coding sequence GTGATCCGCCTCGGCGCCGAGCTGAAGAGCATCGTCGTGCTCGGCGCGCATTGCGACGACATCGCCATCGGCGCGGGTGGCACGCTCCTCGAGATCTGCGGACAGCGTCCCGGGCTTCAGGTCGACGCGCTGGTGCTGTCCGGCGGCGGCACCGACCGGGAGACCGAGGAACGCGCCGCACTGGCCGCGTTCTGCCCGGGTGCCGAGCTGAACGCCACGGTGCTCAAGCTGCCTGACGGTCGCCTCCCCTCGCATTGGGAGGAAGCCAAGAACGCGCTGGAAGACCTCCGCCGCCGCACCGATCCGGACGTCGTGTTCGCGCCGCGCACCATCGACGCGCACCAAGACCACCGCGGGCTCGCCCAGCTCGTGCCCACGGTGTTCCGCGGTCATCTGACGCTGGGCTACGAGATCGTCAAATGGGACGGGGACCTCGGACGGCTGCCCGCCTACGCGCCGCTGTCCGACGACGTGATGCAGCGCAAGATCGAATTGCTGCACGAGCATTACGGCTCTCAGCAGCACCGGCCGTGGTACGACCGCGAGGCCTTCCTCGGCCTCGCGCGGATTCGCGGAATCGAATGCCAAGAACGCTATGCCGAGGCGTTCGAGGCGAACAAACTCGTCATCGACCTAAGGGGCTGA
- a CDS encoding LLM class F420-dependent oxidoreductase, whose product MKLGLHLAQQTWPNGPAALGADLARVARTADEAGFEYLSVMDHFFQISSYGPPEHEMLEAWTTLGFLAAHTERVKLLTLVTGVIYRHPGLLAKAATTLDVLSGGRAILGIGAGWNEEESRALGFRFPPMKERFEQLEDALRYVHQMWAEGDEPFTGTHVSAERLLNSPPPIQRPHPPIMIGGSGEKKTLRFVAQYGDICNLMPNSDLPRKLEVLKQHCEDVGRDYSEITKTAAVRLDTGENGEKTGQLLDELGRLSELGFSVATGWAEGVPDPAVLERFATEVIPAAEKL is encoded by the coding sequence AACTGGGGTTGCATCTCGCTCAGCAGACCTGGCCGAACGGCCCGGCGGCGCTCGGCGCGGACCTGGCGCGGGTGGCCCGGACCGCGGACGAGGCCGGGTTCGAATACCTGTCGGTGATGGACCATTTCTTCCAGATTTCCAGCTACGGCCCGCCCGAGCACGAAATGCTGGAAGCCTGGACCACGCTCGGCTTCCTGGCCGCGCACACCGAACGCGTCAAACTGCTCACTCTCGTCACCGGCGTCATTTACCGGCACCCGGGGCTGCTCGCGAAAGCGGCGACGACGCTCGACGTGCTGTCCGGCGGGCGGGCGATCCTCGGCATCGGGGCGGGCTGGAACGAGGAGGAGTCCCGCGCGCTCGGGTTCCGGTTCCCGCCGATGAAGGAGCGCTTCGAGCAACTCGAGGACGCGCTCCGGTACGTCCACCAGATGTGGGCCGAAGGCGACGAACCCTTTACCGGCACGCACGTCAGCGCCGAACGGCTGCTGAACAGCCCGCCGCCGATCCAGCGTCCGCATCCGCCGATCATGATCGGCGGGAGCGGCGAGAAGAAGACGCTGCGGTTCGTCGCGCAATACGGCGACATCTGCAATTTGATGCCCAACTCGGACCTTCCGCGCAAACTGGAGGTCCTGAAGCAGCACTGCGAGGACGTCGGCCGCGATTACTCCGAGATCACGAAAACCGCCGCGGTGCGGCTGGACACCGGTGAAAACGGCGAGAAAACCGGGCAACTGCTGGATGAACTGGGCCGGCTGTCGGAACTCGGGTTCAGCGTCGCGACCGGCTGGGCGGAAGGCGTTCCGGACCCGGCGGTGCTCGAACGGTTCGCCACCGAAGTGATCCCGGCGGCGGAAAAGCTGTGA
- a CDS encoding methyltransferase domain-containing protein, with protein sequence MTTCRLCGSERTASVVDLGATPPCERFLTAAQLAEPEPTFPLHLEVCTECWLAQLPPLLDPADTFTDYAYFSSFSTSWVEHAKRFTDAAVERLGLTDRSFVVEVASNDGYLLKHVVERGIRCLGVEPSVNVGQAAREAGVPTHTAFLSAETGREVRAEHGPADLVVANNVYAHIPDIRGFTHGLRALVADDGWVSIEVQHLLTLIEKNQYDTIYHEHFQYYTVESARQALATGGLTLVDVELLPTHGGSIRLWARPAEAAGEPSARMTDVLAREKAAGLHELSGYTEFADRVTRVRIELLEFLLAARKAGKTVVGYGAPGKGNTLLNHCGIRPDLLAYTVDRNPYKHGRFTPGTRIPVVEPDRIAADRPDYVLVLPWNLRDELTEQLSYVGAWGGKLVFPIPRLEIVEVAVK encoded by the coding sequence ATGACCACATGTCGACTCTGCGGTTCGGAAAGAACCGCCAGCGTGGTCGACCTCGGCGCGACCCCGCCGTGCGAGCGGTTCCTGACCGCCGCGCAGCTGGCCGAACCCGAACCGACTTTCCCGCTGCATCTCGAAGTGTGCACGGAATGCTGGCTCGCGCAGCTCCCGCCGCTGCTCGATCCGGCCGACACTTTCACCGATTACGCGTATTTCTCGTCTTTTTCCACCTCGTGGGTCGAACACGCGAAACGGTTCACCGACGCCGCGGTCGAGCGGCTCGGGCTGACCGACCGGTCTTTCGTCGTCGAGGTCGCCAGCAACGACGGATACCTCCTGAAGCACGTCGTGGAACGCGGAATCCGTTGTCTCGGCGTGGAACCTTCGGTGAACGTCGGGCAGGCCGCGCGCGAGGCCGGGGTGCCGACGCACACCGCGTTCCTCTCCGCGGAGACCGGCCGGGAGGTGCGCGCCGAACACGGTCCGGCCGACCTCGTCGTGGCGAACAACGTCTACGCCCACATTCCGGACATCCGCGGGTTCACCCACGGGCTGCGCGCGCTCGTCGCGGACGACGGCTGGGTGTCGATCGAAGTGCAGCACCTGCTCACGCTGATCGAAAAGAACCAGTACGACACGATCTACCACGAGCATTTCCAGTACTACACCGTCGAATCGGCGAGGCAGGCGCTGGCGACCGGCGGCCTGACCCTGGTCGACGTCGAACTCCTGCCGACGCACGGCGGGTCGATCCGGCTCTGGGCGCGTCCTGCCGAAGCCGCCGGGGAGCCGAGCGCCCGGATGACCGACGTGCTGGCGCGGGAGAAGGCGGCCGGGCTGCACGAGCTGTCCGGGTACACCGAATTCGCCGACCGGGTCACCCGTGTCCGGATCGAATTGCTCGAATTTCTCCTCGCCGCCCGGAAAGCCGGGAAAACGGTCGTCGGGTACGGCGCGCCCGGCAAGGGCAACACCCTGCTGAACCACTGCGGCATCCGGCCGGACCTGCTGGCCTACACGGTGGACCGCAATCCGTACAAGCACGGCCGGTTCACGCCGGGCACCCGGATCCCGGTCGTGGAGCCGGACCGGATCGCGGCCGACCGGCCGGACTACGTGCTCGTCCTGCCCTGGAACCTGCGGGACGAATTGACCGAGCAGCTTTCCTACGTCGGCGCGTGGGGCGGCAAGCTCGTCTTCCCGATTCCGCGCCTGGAAATCGTCGAGGTGGCAGTGAAGTGA
- a CDS encoding glutamate-1-semialdehyde 2,1-aminomutase, translated as MDLPLSRIANERLHRAIPGGAHTYAKGEDQYPEHLAPVISHGRGAYVWDVDGNRYLEYGSGLRAVSLGHAHPRVTAAVRDVLERGNNFVRPSIVELEAAEQFLATVPTADMVKFAKNGSDATTAAVRLARAATGRPLVARCADHAFFSTDDWFIGTTPMSAGIPAATMAMTVPFPYGDLPATEQMLRQFGGQVAGLILEPTKDVAPPNGYLAGLLDLAHQHGALVIFDEMITGFRYSEHGAQGLYGVTPDLSTFGKALGNGFAVSALAGRRDLMELGGLRDSRDRVFLLSTTHGAETPSLAAAMAVMDAYAADDVTARLHSLGARLAAGVTEVAAAHGVGEQVLVRGRYSNLVFATLDADGRPSQEYRTLFMRCLLENGVLAPSFVVSAAMTEEDVDRTVEVVASACVVYRKALEAGDPSPWLGGRPVKPVFRRKA; from the coding sequence ATGGACCTGCCACTCTCCCGCATCGCGAACGAACGCCTGCACCGCGCTATACCCGGCGGTGCGCACACCTACGCCAAAGGCGAGGATCAATACCCCGAACATCTCGCGCCCGTTATTTCGCACGGGCGCGGCGCGTACGTCTGGGACGTCGACGGCAACCGCTACCTCGAGTACGGCTCCGGCCTGCGCGCGGTCAGCCTCGGCCACGCACATCCACGCGTGACCGCCGCCGTGCGCGACGTTTTGGAGCGCGGCAACAACTTCGTCCGTCCGTCCATTGTAGAGCTTGAAGCGGCGGAGCAGTTCCTGGCGACGGTGCCGACCGCGGACATGGTGAAGTTCGCGAAGAACGGCTCCGACGCGACGACCGCCGCCGTCCGGCTCGCTCGCGCCGCCACCGGACGGCCGCTGGTCGCCCGCTGCGCCGACCACGCGTTCTTCTCCACCGACGACTGGTTCATCGGCACCACCCCGATGTCGGCCGGGATTCCCGCCGCGACGATGGCGATGACCGTGCCCTTTCCGTACGGCGATCTCCCCGCGACCGAGCAGATGCTGCGCCAGTTCGGCGGGCAGGTGGCGGGCTTGATCCTGGAGCCCACCAAGGACGTGGCCCCGCCGAACGGCTATCTCGCCGGACTGCTCGATCTCGCGCATCAGCACGGTGCGCTGGTGATCTTCGACGAGATGATCACCGGATTCCGGTACTCCGAGCACGGCGCGCAGGGCCTGTACGGCGTGACGCCGGACCTCTCGACGTTCGGCAAAGCGCTCGGCAACGGCTTCGCTGTCTCCGCGCTTGCTGGTCGCCGGGATTTGATGGAGCTTGGGGGCCTGCGCGATTCGCGGGACCGGGTGTTCCTGCTGTCGACGACGCACGGCGCGGAGACCCCGTCGCTGGCCGCCGCGATGGCGGTGATGGACGCCTATGCGGCCGACGACGTGACGGCCCGGCTGCACTCGCTCGGGGCTCGGCTGGCCGCCGGCGTGACGGAGGTGGCGGCCGCGCACGGGGTCGGCGAGCAAGTGCTGGTGCGGGGGCGGTACAGCAACCTGGTGTTCGCGACTCTCGACGCGGATGGGCGGCCGTCGCAGGAGTACCGGACGCTGTTCATGCGGTGCCTGCTGGAGAACGGGGTGCTGGCTCCGTCCTTTGTGGTCAGTGCGGCGATGACGGAGGAGGACGTCGACCGGACTGTGGAGGTGGTCGCGTCGGCTTGCGTGGTGTACCGGAAGGCGTTGGAGGCTGGGGATCCGTCGCCGTGGCTGGGCGGGCGGCCGGTGAAGCCGGTGTTTCGGCGGAAGGCTTAG
- a CDS encoding NAD-dependent epimerase/dehydratase family protein produces MRVLLTGHTGYLGTVMAPVLAAAGHEVIGLDSGLFAACVLGPAPHDPVGLAVDLRDVKAQHLQGFDAVIHLAALSNDPLGSLAPELTYDINHHASVKLAKLAKEAGVSRFLYASTCSVYGASGGSGLVDEDAPLRPVTPYAESKVRVEAEVSELADDDFTPVYMRNATAFGFSPRLRADIVLNNLVGHAYLSGEVLVLSDGTPWRPLVHADDIAHAFTAALEAPREAVHNKAFNIGTERNNVTVAEIAEEVVAVVPGSKLRITGEAGADPRSYRVDFSRFREAVPSFDCKWGVKDGALQLFDAYRRNSLTQEQFQHRFTRLNWLSDRQAAGAVDATLRHA; encoded by the coding sequence ATGCGCGTGCTGCTCACGGGGCACACGGGATATCTGGGCACGGTGATGGCACCGGTGCTCGCCGCGGCGGGACACGAGGTCATCGGCCTCGACTCGGGCTTGTTCGCCGCTTGTGTGCTCGGCCCGGCCCCGCACGATCCGGTCGGGCTCGCCGTTGACCTGCGAGACGTGAAAGCCCAGCACCTGCAGGGTTTCGACGCGGTGATCCACCTCGCCGCGCTGTCCAACGACCCGCTCGGCTCGCTCGCCCCCGAGCTGACCTACGATATCAACCACCACGCGTCGGTGAAGCTCGCGAAACTCGCGAAGGAGGCCGGGGTTTCCCGGTTCCTCTACGCCTCGACCTGCTCCGTCTACGGCGCTTCCGGTGGCAGTGGCCTGGTCGACGAGGACGCCCCGCTCCGTCCGGTCACGCCGTACGCGGAGTCGAAGGTCCGCGTGGAGGCCGAGGTTTCCGAACTGGCCGACGACGACTTCACCCCGGTGTATATGCGCAACGCCACCGCGTTCGGCTTCTCGCCGCGGCTGCGCGCCGACATCGTGTTGAACAACCTGGTCGGCCACGCTTACCTGTCCGGCGAGGTCCTCGTGCTCTCCGACGGGACGCCGTGGCGGCCGCTGGTGCACGCCGACGACATCGCCCACGCCTTCACCGCCGCTCTCGAAGCGCCGCGCGAAGCCGTGCACAACAAGGCGTTCAACATCGGCACCGAGCGCAACAACGTGACGGTCGCCGAGATCGCCGAAGAGGTCGTCGCGGTGGTGCCCGGTTCCAAGCTGCGGATCACCGGCGAGGCCGGGGCCGACCCGCGCTCCTACCGCGTCGATTTCTCCCGGTTCCGCGAGGCGGTCCCGTCCTTCGACTGCAAGTGGGGCGTGAAAGACGGTGCGCTGCAACTGTTCGACGCCTACCGCCGCAACAGCCTGACCCAGGAACAGTTCCAGCACCGCTTCACCCGGCTGAACTGGTTGAGCGACCGGCAGGCCGCCGGAGCGGTCGACGCCACCCTGCGGCACGCCTGA
- a CDS encoding polysaccharide pyruvyl transferase family protein, with translation MTVRVGVFGLLGSGNLGNDGSLEAVLGFLRTEHPYAKVSAFCGGADTIRARYGIPAVRLNWYSGEYRHASGLRSIATKALGKVIDVFRTAWWVRRQNVVIVPGMGVLEATLPLRPWGFPYALFLLSLCGRLGRTKVALVSVGADRIRVPATRFLVRYASQLAAYRSFRDELSRSAMADMGVRVTNDRVYPDLAFALPTPAAVEDPRAVGIGVMAYYGGNDDRARGDEIYRAYVDAMTEFVRYLVRQERPVRLFIGDRIDLEVVDEIVETVDSPLLSAAVPGTLDELMRSMAEVGTVVATRYHNVLCALKVGRPTVAIGYAKKNDVLMAEMGLGEFCQEARAVDVPRLIKQFEELQRRAPELKAELAARNEECNQQLKDQFALLSRSLIPAEVS, from the coding sequence GTGACCGTTCGGGTCGGGGTCTTCGGACTTCTCGGTTCAGGCAACCTCGGCAACGACGGCTCGCTGGAAGCGGTGCTCGGCTTCCTGCGGACGGAACATCCGTACGCGAAGGTGTCCGCGTTCTGTGGTGGGGCGGACACCATTCGCGCGCGGTACGGGATCCCTGCGGTGCGGCTTAACTGGTACAGCGGCGAGTACCGGCACGCGTCCGGGCTGCGGTCGATCGCGACCAAAGCCCTCGGGAAGGTCATCGACGTTTTCCGCACAGCCTGGTGGGTGCGGCGGCAGAACGTGGTGATCGTCCCCGGCATGGGCGTGCTGGAGGCGACGCTTCCGTTGCGGCCGTGGGGATTCCCGTACGCACTGTTCCTGCTTTCGCTGTGCGGGCGGCTGGGGCGGACGAAGGTCGCGCTGGTCAGCGTGGGCGCCGACCGGATTCGGGTGCCAGCCACGCGGTTTCTGGTGCGGTATGCGTCCCAGCTAGCGGCGTATCGGTCCTTCCGTGATGAGCTGTCGCGTTCGGCGATGGCGGACATGGGGGTGCGGGTCACCAATGACCGCGTTTATCCCGATCTTGCCTTTGCCTTGCCGACTCCGGCCGCCGTCGAGGATCCGCGGGCGGTTGGTATCGGTGTGATGGCGTACTACGGCGGCAACGACGATCGTGCGCGCGGTGACGAGATTTACCGGGCGTACGTGGATGCGATGACCGAGTTCGTGCGGTATCTGGTTCGCCAGGAACGTCCGGTCCGGCTCTTCATCGGGGACCGGATCGATCTTGAAGTGGTGGACGAGATCGTCGAAACGGTCGACTCTCCGCTGCTCTCCGCTGCTGTCCCCGGCACGCTGGACGAGCTGATGCGCTCGATGGCCGAAGTAGGCACGGTCGTGGCTACTCGGTACCACAATGTGTTGTGCGCGTTGAAGGTCGGGAGGCCGACGGTCGCGATTGGATACGCGAAGAAGAACGACGTGCTGATGGCCGAAATGGGGCTCGGCGAGTTTTGCCAGGAGGCCCGCGCGGTCGACGTGCCGCGGTTGATCAAGCAGTTCGAGGAATTGCAGCGGCGGGCACCGGAGCTCAAGGCGGAACTCGCCGCTCGCAACGAGGAATGCAACCAGCAACTGAAGGACCAGTTCGCCCTGTTGTCGAGGTCGCTCATTCCCGCGGAGGTGTCGTGA
- a CDS encoding glycosyltransferase family 2 protein, with amino-acid sequence MSTVPRLTIGLPVYNGEEFLSEALDALLGQTYEDFELIISDNASEDGTEEIARKYAQEDSRIRYLRQQRNIGATPNHNVLLDQARGELFKWASHDDLYGRELLAKCVEALDARPEMILAHSHQAIIDENGAVTVPLDYRHKTDAPRPSVRFKSLLFEPGGDDFYGVMRTAALRRATPMDSYHHADRTYVAELALHGPFYQVPELLYFRRDHPDRAERANPSKRSRCANLDPKRGNALTNPTARLLAEYVWGFVHGIRSAPLSSGERRACYLALVEWFASRARPGGGGERVEDRAPVHAAELNLTVDRVVAGRERRVP; translated from the coding sequence ATGAGCACGGTGCCCCGGCTGACCATCGGTCTGCCCGTCTACAACGGAGAGGAATTCCTCAGCGAAGCACTCGACGCGCTGCTCGGGCAGACCTACGAGGACTTCGAACTGATCATCTCCGACAACGCCTCCGAAGACGGCACGGAAGAGATCGCCCGGAAGTACGCGCAGGAGGACTCGCGGATCCGGTATCTGCGCCAGCAGCGCAACATCGGCGCGACCCCGAACCACAACGTCCTGCTCGACCAGGCGCGCGGCGAGCTGTTCAAGTGGGCGTCGCACGACGATCTCTACGGCCGGGAGCTGCTGGCGAAGTGCGTCGAAGCGCTCGACGCGCGGCCGGAGATGATCCTCGCGCACTCGCATCAGGCGATCATCGACGAGAACGGCGCGGTGACGGTGCCGCTGGACTACCGGCACAAGACGGACGCGCCGCGACCGTCGGTGCGGTTCAAGAGCCTGCTGTTCGAGCCGGGTGGGGACGATTTCTACGGTGTGATGCGCACGGCGGCGCTGCGTCGCGCCACCCCGATGGACAGCTACCACCACGCCGATCGCACGTATGTGGCTGAGCTGGCGCTGCACGGGCCGTTCTATCAAGTGCCTGAGCTGCTGTACTTCCGCCGCGATCACCCGGACCGGGCGGAGCGCGCGAACCCGAGCAAGCGCTCCCGGTGCGCGAATCTCGATCCGAAGCGCGGCAACGCTCTCACGAACCCGACCGCGCGGCTGCTCGCCGAGTACGTGTGGGGTTTCGTGCACGGGATCCGCTCCGCGCCGCTGTCGTCGGGCGAACGCCGCGCCTGCTACCTCGCGCTGGTGGAGTGGTTCGCCAGCCGGGCCCGGCCGGGCGGAGGCGGGGAACGCGTCGAGGACCGGGCTCCGGTGCACGCGGCCGAGCTGAATCTCACGGTCGACCGCGTGGTCGCCGGGCGCGAACGGCGGGTGCCGTGA
- a CDS encoding glucose-1-phosphate cytidylyltransferase, which translates to MKVVLFCGGYGMRMRSSEASDVPKPMAMVGPRPLIWHVMRYYAHFGHTEFVLCLGYGAHHIKDFFLHYEETTSNDFVLRGGKPELLSTDIADWTISFVQTGIESPIGERLRRVRDHLDGDEMFLANYADVLTDAPLDNIVERFRNTDAGASMLVVPPQSSFHCVEMDEGGLIGAITPVSELPLWENGGYFVLRQEIFDHIPENGDLVADGCGELAKRGRLLAYPYRGFWKPTDTVKERYALDAAYTHGDRPWALWEREKVHS; encoded by the coding sequence GTGAAGGTCGTTCTGTTCTGCGGCGGGTACGGCATGCGGATGCGCAGCAGCGAGGCGTCCGACGTGCCCAAGCCGATGGCGATGGTCGGTCCCCGGCCGCTGATCTGGCACGTGATGCGCTACTACGCGCATTTCGGGCACACCGAGTTCGTGCTGTGCCTCGGCTACGGCGCGCACCACATCAAGGACTTCTTCCTGCACTACGAGGAAACGACGTCCAACGATTTCGTGCTGCGCGGCGGGAAGCCGGAACTGCTGTCCACCGACATCGCCGACTGGACGATCTCCTTCGTGCAGACCGGCATCGAATCGCCGATCGGCGAACGGCTCCGCCGGGTGCGCGACCACCTCGACGGCGACGAGATGTTCCTCGCCAACTACGCCGACGTCCTCACCGATGCGCCGCTGGACAACATCGTCGAGCGGTTCCGGAACACCGACGCGGGCGCTTCGATGCTCGTCGTGCCGCCGCAGTCGTCGTTCCACTGCGTCGAGATGGACGAGGGCGGCCTGATCGGCGCGATCACTCCGGTCAGCGAACTCCCGTTGTGGGAGAACGGCGGCTATTTCGTGCTGCGGCAGGAGATTTTCGACCACATCCCGGAGAACGGCGACCTGGTCGCCGACGGCTGCGGCGAACTCGCCAAGCGCGGCCGGCTGCTCGCCTACCCCTATCGCGGGTTCTGGAAGCCGACCGACACGGTCAAGGAACGCTACGCGCTCGACGCCGCGTACACGCACGGCGACCGGCCGTGGGCGTTGTGGGAACGCGAAAAGGTGCACTCGTGA
- a CDS encoding DUF4910 domain-containing protein, with translation MRTGPEMHALVERLYPFCRSITGDGVRQTLAVIGEHLPLDRYEVPSGTEVLDWTVPPEWNIRDAFVADSSGRRVIDFRKSNLHVVGYSVPVDRVVTLTELRTHLHTLPQQPSLIPYRTSYYSPTWGFCLAQDVLDTLPEGDYHVKIDSTLADGHLTYGEHVVPGEVSDEVLVSCHLCHPSLANDNLAGIAVAVALAQALAEEKPYYTYRFLFMPGTIGAITWLARNAERIEQVKHGVVLACAGDRGSLTYKRSRRGDADIDRVFAHILKDKPHEIRDFSPYGYDERQFCSPGFNLGVGSLTRTPYAGYPEYHTSADNPSFVDPDSMADTLDTLRTAFSVLDRNRRYVNLSPYGEPQLGKRGLYDSLGGRSDAKEAQLAMLWVLSLSDGDHSLLDIAERADLPFGAVAAAADALQAAGLLKE, from the coding sequence ATGCGCACGGGGCCCGAGATGCACGCTCTGGTGGAACGGTTGTACCCGTTCTGCCGGAGCATCACCGGCGACGGCGTACGGCAGACCCTTGCCGTCATCGGCGAGCACCTCCCGCTCGACCGGTACGAAGTGCCCAGCGGCACCGAGGTGCTGGACTGGACCGTGCCGCCGGAATGGAACATCCGCGACGCGTTCGTCGCGGATTCCTCCGGACGGCGGGTGATCGACTTCCGGAAGTCGAACCTGCACGTGGTCGGCTACAGCGTCCCGGTCGACCGGGTCGTCACCCTGACCGAACTGCGCACACACCTGCACACGCTGCCGCAGCAGCCGTCGTTGATCCCGTATCGCACCAGTTACTACTCCCCCACCTGGGGTTTCTGCCTCGCGCAGGACGTGCTCGACACGCTGCCCGAAGGCGACTATCACGTCAAAATCGACTCGACACTCGCCGACGGCCACCTCACCTACGGCGAGCACGTGGTGCCGGGCGAGGTGTCCGACGAGGTGCTCGTCTCGTGCCATCTCTGCCATCCGTCGCTGGCCAACGACAACCTCGCCGGTATCGCCGTCGCCGTCGCGCTCGCGCAGGCGCTGGCCGAGGAGAAGCCTTATTACACCTACCGGTTCCTGTTCATGCCCGGCACGATCGGCGCGATCACCTGGCTGGCGCGCAATGCCGAGCGCATCGAGCAGGTCAAGCACGGCGTCGTGCTGGCCTGCGCCGGCGACCGGGGTTCGCTGACCTACAAGCGCAGCCGGCGCGGGGACGCCGACATCGACCGCGTCTTCGCGCACATCCTCAAGGACAAACCGCACGAGATCCGCGATTTCTCGCCGTACGGCTACGACGAGCGCCAGTTCTGCTCCCCCGGGTTCAACCTCGGGGTCGGCTCGCTCACCCGCACGCCGTACGCGGGCTACCCGGAGTACCACACCTCGGCGGACAACCCGTCCTTCGTCGATCCGGACTCGATGGCCGACACCCTCGACACGCTGCGGACGGCGTTTTCCGTGCTGGACCGCAACCGGCGCTACGTGAACCTCAGCCCGTACGGCGAACCGCAGCTCGGCAAGCGCGGACTGTACGACTCGCTCGGCGGGCGCAGCGACGCAAAGGAAGCGCAGCTGGCCATGCTGTGGGTGCTCAGCCTCTCCGACGGCGACCACAGCCTCCTCGACATCGCCGAACGGGCGGACCTGCCGTTCGGTGCCGTAGCCGCGGCGGCTGATGCCCTTCAAGCCGCCGGACTGCTGAAGGAGTGA